ACTAACGTTTTGTACTAAAAGGGAAACTGAACCGTGTATAACTGAGCTGAACCGAACGAAAATAACACAGAACCCACTTTAGTGCAgattcacagacacagattctCCAGTAAAGACTATGACTCTGTAGATCTCTCCCTGAATTTAGGCTCAGATGAATTCGTAAGTATTTTTTCCAGCTTAGAATAGGATTGGGATTAGAGAATGGTTTTTGACCCAGTTGTACCTTAATAGAATGATTTTTGGACGTTAGGACTGCAGACTTATCTGTGAGTTGTGTTGAGGTGTGCAGCATTAGTGGAAAATCTACAAGAGGTATAAATATTGATGTCTCGTGTAAAATATGAATTCATTTCTAAAAACTACTATCAGGAGACTTCTTGTGACTCATGCAGCCACTGCTGTGCACATACAGTTTCAGGAAACTGTAAATTATTTGCATATAGATCATGAGACTCTGCTATTTAAATCACTGCTTTGCCATCAAATCAGCCAGGGGTGAAGTCATGGCACATATATTAAATGTGTGTAGGAAGTAGTTCACTGTACACAGCCTCGAAGCTAAAGGAAAGTCTGTTATCTGCTGTTATTTTAGTTAAGCTGAACAAGTCAGAGGCCTTTATGGGAAACTATGGGCACAAATGCATATTAGAGACAGGATGTCATAAAACGACGGCAGGAAGGTAGAGAGACGCAAAGGTCGTGAAACAGGAGTGTGAGTTTTTTAAGGTCCTGACTTGAACGTGCAGAGACAAAGAATCCCTGATGGGAGAGCAGCGGAACCTTTTCCACACAACAACCAAGCGTTAATCTACTTTGATCCTTCATGTTGGGACTTGTACTCATGTTTGGTCTGAAGCTGCAGAGGGACGATATTCATTACCTTTCATTCTGATCACATTTCTGacaaaataaagcagcaaaTCAGCAGACTGTGCACAAGCTCAGCAAACTTCACAGACTTTTGTTGCTGGCAGATTGGAAACAGACCTCAGACCAGCAGTCACATGTTTTCCACTGCTGAGCTTCTGCAGCTTTTCCCTCCAAAACCTGCAGTTAGAGCAATTCCATGAGAATAGAAACTACATTTTACTCTTGTTAAAATGACTGTGACTGAACACTAAAATATTCTTATCGTGAAATGCAGGGTAACAAACTAGTTCAGCTTGACATGAGCTTTTGTGTGTAACTGTTTTTGCAGGATGTTGTCGTGTGTCTGCGTGTTGCTGCTGGCGGCCTCAGCGTTGGCCCACCTGGATGAAGTTACTCTGGATGCACAGTGGGAGCAGTGGAAGGGCACACACAGTAAAGAGTACAATGGCCTGGTCAGTGTTTGCTtacttttactgcattttaaaggTTTCAATTACAAAGGCACAGAGTGTTGTACTATGCAAAGAAGGAGTAGAGAaggtttaaaagacaaaatgggTGTCAGAGTTTAAAAAAGCCCAAAATAAAAGGGCATCaaggaatttaaaaaatgtttagcaGTAGTCTGAGTATAACCTCAAGCTTTTGGCAAAGACGTTATTTAATCATGTCAAAATATAGCTACTGTATCGAGCCTGaatttaaatgctaaaaaagATTTTTGCAGCTTGATCCCCAGTGGgactttttaatatttcaagTCTTTCTTGTGACTGAATCACTGTCTAACTGTAAAACGCTCGGTTCACGACTTCATTTATATCTGATTCCAGAACACGTCCACTTCttcccttttgtttttcataatcCATGACTTGATTTTCTTCAGTTGGAGAAAACAGGATTGCACAACCACATGCTTGAGAAGGGAAAGTCAAAGAGCAGCGTGATCATTTATAAGCTGCATATTAGTCTGTGCACTTCTGTGGTGAAgctttgtattttaattagCAGGCCACAGTCCACATCTGAGCATCTGGATAAACCAACCAAACtgtcttttaaagaaaatgtctgaGAAAGTTCTTAAATTCTGACGTGCATTGGTCTAAGTTCAGCTTTTCCCAGAGGTTTAACCAGCAGAAAAGATCGGAGTGACATTAATGGGAGAAGATGTCAAAATTTCATTAAAGCTGGAGCCTCTGTTGTTCCAGAGAAAATGTGCACGTTGACGGAGTCactgaaaatgttcttttgtcaGCGCTGACTCTTTGCAGGAGGGAGTGAGTTTTCATTCCAATATTTATCTTAAAATGTCACTTTACCCATTCCACTCTATGAATTCACAGGCATGCTCTGCCTCATCCTGTGGTCTTCTTTTGCTTTGGTCTCCAACTGTCTTTGAGCTTTTTGtgttccctccctctctctctctctttctctctgcatcAGTGAGCAGCTCAACATGTGGacatctttgtgttgtgtttgactcACTGTCTGTCTACATCTGACTCaatttaacagccagtcaggtCAGTgttagtctctctctctctctctcagctggcctgtttctgctgttgcCAGTCTGGTGAATATTTATTTGAGAGAGGAAGCAGCTCTGATgggaaaacattaaaacagagcaGATGTTCCTCATAGAAGTTTTAAGTATCTTGATGCTCAATACAAAATCTCCATCTGTTCGGCTGTATTGTTCTGTTTCTCGACATTCAGGTGCTTTATACATGTTAAACAAAACTAAGTAAACATAGCAAGTTAAACGTTGGGTCCAGATAGAGGAAAGGATGAGGACGATGTCTGAAtgattaatatacagtatgttattacatgtttatcttttgtttgtaGGAAATTGGTGCAAAGGATCATATCAATCAAGAATTTAATGTATCCAAGAAGAACTCTATTGGGTTTTTGTCCATGTCATTATTCTTTACTGATATAGACTAGTCTGTGTAgctgtgtttggttttggtgCCTATTGACACAcctgaaaagtgttgtggtgtAGAGGCAACAAAGAAGTGCTGGTGAAAATCTGTGCTGACTGGTAAAAAGCCCTAAATACTAAACAATTCACCTTTTTGCTGttgaaattgtttttgtgaCTATACTGTAGCTGATGCACAGTTTAGAAAGAGAGTTTTTCAAGTTCCACAAGTGGTTAAAAAAGTACTTTGGTTAAGTTTGTGGTTGTGACACTTGTGATTTCTCCAGTATTGAATCAAGAACACTATTGTTCCCTACATGAACGTTATTTAAGTGTTATTTAAGTTTTACTAGGTGATGGTTTTGCTGTAttaattatatgtttatttcaaAATTACCTGATAATTCAATAATATATCAATGTAATTTGCAGCAGTTTAGTTACAGAGCACAATAATCACAGTAATCAGCAGCATTAGTTGGTATGATAATACTGTAGCTTTTAATACTGTTTCTTTTACTTAATGTAGGGCATCTAGTCCAAAAGGCTGAGAAAGTTTTACAAATGAGCAGTAAACTGTTTTGTTACAGAGGAGCCAGATGCTACTTAAACCTTATTCAACTTCTCTCATTTACCAAATGACAGTCTGGTTCTGGTTATCTGATCTGTTCTTCTGTAAATGAAGGAAGTTAGTCATCATTAATACACACGGGCACTTTCCAGATGTCCTGTACACCTGGTGATGATACCTGAGCTTCTAAGACTCATcggacagagaaagaggaagctgTTAGACGTATGTACGATGTGttcacagcacacagcagcaagTTTTCAATTACTGTTAAATTCAAACACTACAATAATGttctttactgtaaatgttaaagcCGAACAATGTCAACTGGAAAAGTGAGAAATGTGAGTCTGGCACTGGTTGCTCTACTTCTGGGTTTTGGCCTGAAGTGGAAACAAGACAGATGGAGTAATAGAACACAGAAGCAAAAGTAAAGCAGGACGTGCACAATGAGAATTTACACTGACTGCATCTTTGTTATCCTGAGCCAGTAGTTCGGAAAAGTTCATTTCCAAAAGACTGCAGACCCACTTTTTCCAAGCTGATTTTGCCTTTTGTATTTACTCGTTTGAGAGTTTCTAGTTTTAAGGATTATAAATTAAGCTTTAAAAGAAGTCTCATTAAATGAACAAGCTGTTTCTTAATCAGCACTGGGATGTTCTCCTCACTTCTTTTACCCGTTTTGTCTTTGAGTTTCATAGTCACAGCATTTCCCACTTTTcttctgcatttgtttcttgGCTGtgaagaaggaaggaaatgtAGTGTAGTTGGTGTCAAACTAGAGTCGACTGCAAATTTCCTTCCTGAGTGCTCGCTGAGCATCTGTTATCTCCTTGCTCTTCACCTCAGGCTAGAGGTCACAGCTCCACAGCTGTGgagtgtgttggtgtgtggagTAAGCCTTTCATCAGCAGTTccttatgtacagtacatgagcatgtgttttgctgtttttatctgtgtgtacaCGTAGTGAGCAGAACAATCTCTGTAACATAGGAGACAGAGAGTATAAGAGACATATAATGGGGCCTAATAGTCTGAAGAATAACATGGACAAAGCTGTATTTTAACACACATTGTGTTATGGCATGGACGGTAGCTGTAACTATACAAGCTCTATTTGGGAATGTGCACTGGTTTAAATGTCCCAGTTAATGAAGTTGGGCTGTAACACAGACAGGCTTTCTCTCATcgctaattaaaatgtaaatttggcCTATTTGACCAGATTAATTTCTTTCAGCTGTCAGGTGTTGGTGCAGGAGGGAAACAAGAGGGGGAGCAGAACTTAAAATTGAAATAGAGGTGACAGCAGAACATGGCTCCATCAGCGTTCATGTTTCTAGACAGAACATGCTATAAAATGTGTTACAGCCAAGACAAGAAATTAAACCTGCTATTGTCTGAATTTGAAGGACAACACACTAGTTTAATGGTGCCTTGGGGTAAATCTTGTCAACCTCATAATCAGCTATTATTGTGAGATCCCTTCACATTTATCAGCTCATGGAAGCAAGAAATAAACACTTAACTTAAATAGCTCAGAGGATAATTTAACTTGTACCTTTTGACTTGTAAAGCAAAGTAACGCGCTCGTCTGTTTGTCCCAGAATGAAGAGGGGATCCGCAGGGCCATCTGGGAGAAGAACATGCTCATGATCGAAGCACACAACCAGGAGGCAGCGCTTGGCATGCACTCCTACGAGCTGGGGATGAACCACCTGGGAGACATGGTGAGTCTGACACAGTCCTGCATGACTCCACATCTCACCCTTTGTCTGTTTCAGCAGATACGGTAGGTTGAGCGTAGGTAGAACGTTTTTTTAATCTTATCATCGTGTAGTGCTCTTCATGAGGCTCTAGACTAGTACGCCTCCACTTCCTTTACAAGTCTCCAACATGCTCTGAAATACTTTGGATGACAAGactataatacatttatttgtggCCTTTCTGGTACAATCATCTTAGCATTTCCTACAAGCTGTGCACGAACTCGTGCTATGAGTGGttaatatttgatatatattcacatttcattaaattaatgtcTGTGGTGACTTTTCTTATGAAAACTAGCTTCTAAGTGCATAATTTTCCCTTTTCCTCAGCACTTATGgattttcacagtttgttttttcattcacTCATGCATACTGCAGCTTAGTGAGGTGAAACAGGATGTCTTCAGTGTCCCTAAATCAGTCAGCATATGTCATGACTAATGGTTGTTTTTGCATGATGACGCTGGGTGTAACTAGCTATTTATCAGTATAGAGCAAAATAAGACAGCGTGCCAGAGCGTGGCTCATTTATTAGTGACAGGAACATGTATACACATCCAAATTCTGGATAAATGGCCAATTTCATGTTCATGTAGGAACAGGTGGCCAGGAAATGAAGGACgtgtttccatttttgttttgactgcaGCACTtaagtgaaatgaaagaaattaacaGATGGTGTGTATTTCTTCCATTAATGATCTCTCAGATTACAGCCTGAGATTCAATGCAAGCACCGGGGAATTCTGATAATAAGACGTAGATGACTGCTAAATATTAGAGAATCTGCAGTGTCATTCTGACAGATATGAGATACAGATATCACTTTAATTCCtcttttacatttcatatttctcttttgtctcttgttcttgtttttctagTAGTTTTAAATCTGTTGTGCTGTCTCTCTTTGACATTTACACAGTGACATTTCCTTTTGGAGTAAAGTGTGTTAAACCCATCTCTTCATGAATACGTTTCATCCCCAGTCACCCCGCTCAATCAAATCCCCTCTCTTCCATATCTTCTTTTACTTGTCCTCATCTTAAGTCTAAAAATAAATCCTCTCTACCTCCCTCCTCTTGTTCTTGtcctaaaacatttttatctcaCATGATTATTCCAGAAACCACGGAAAGTTTCGTTCCATCTATATTCAGGCTGGTGCAACCAATATGaaaagtgtgtgaatgagaactgtgtctgtgttcatgtagACATCAGAAGAAGTAGTTGAGAAGATGACCGGCCTTCTGGTCCCATTGAACCATGAGTCCAGCTTCACCATGGATTTGGACGACAAGGTGTCCAAGCTTCCCAAATCTGTCGACTACCGCAAGAAGGGCATGGTGACGTCCGTAAAGAACCAGGTCAGACAACAAAGATCTTAGTAGCTACTGTACATAAACAGCAGAACCTGTGGAACCCTTTAGATTTGGTTGTTTTTGGTAACGGTTCAATGGgatgtgttgtttatgttgttcaCTTACAACAGGTCTACACAGAATTGCACATGGATAGCGATAGCTGAAGAAActagtaaataaataagaacactACATAAAGAGATCTATTTTTACTTCTACAGGAAAACCCTAGAGACTCTACACATGACTGATAAAATGAAACCGAGTTCCTTTTCGGGCAGGGAAGTTCAACAACCTGTTAGTTGACTACATTGTTGGAACATGGTGTGTTGTCTCTGCACCCTTGGCACCAACATCAGTGGCCACACCAGTTCCAGGAACTAtgataataaacaaaatagAGAACTAAAAATTAACCTGATCGAGAATTGAGCTCACACTTAAAGAATTCTCACGTTGTCTCATGTAGGAcgttgttttgtttgcagcttcATGTTCTTGCCTTTAGCTTTGTCAGTAGCTGCAATGAAACATAGAAATATACAGATAGTGCTTCCTGCTGGGTTTTGGCGTGTGATGCTGTTTGTAGGAGAAAAGGTTCCCAAGCGTGTTCTGGAAATGTGGCTGTTGCAAGCAGAAGCAAAAAATAATGACATCAGCTGGGATTATATAAAGGAAGtgtttaaaacaataacatgttCATCCAGTAACAACACAGTGGAAATATCTGTCAATGAGCAGGTTGATTAggcaaaatatgaaaataattattagtatGAAAACATTATCCAGAAGATATAAGGTCGTCACCCCAAAGTGAAaaggctttttatttatttgaatgaaaaaCACTCAATAACGTTCTCCAGCAGCGGCCTTCTCCAGAGGGAGGCTTGGAAAAAGGCCAAATAAGACTCGGTGGATGTGGTGAATGTTTTGTTGctgaataaagaaaagagaCTTTCAGATAATagataaatatacatttacatatattatttaatgataaataatcGCTGTTCGAGGTTCGATCACACAACCTGCCAGAGGAAGCAGCCTGATCTCACTGCTAATGGACTTTGAAATAAAGgaataaatgtgattattaCTTGTAATTATTCATTATGAAAGGATCGGACAGCCGGACGTTATTTATGTAAACTAGGGTTGAGCTGAAGAGGGAGTGCGTGGATAACTCTAACCCTCACAGACAGATTATCAGCAGAAagatgttactgtatgttatctAACGTACATCAGAGCTGCAGCCTGAAGaattcaaatacatttcatttctttctcagttGTTTAAAAATCATCATTTGGCAGATTATGACTAGGCACCGCATCattttgttataataataatggtcAATAACTGGTCAAATCAAGGATAAATATAATTACTATGATAATTAACAATTATAAACAGTAGAAGCATCAACATTGAGAGTATGATTACAGTCATTACTGTGGATACTGTCAGTTGGTGTCGGAGGTGTCGCCCTCTGGTGTTTGAgaatcaaactgcagctgtaaaCAGGATTTACAGCTCTGCCTCTCAGCTTCCCCTGATGAATTATTCAGCCTGAGTGATGTTTCTGCATACTAACATCTCTGCTGCTTCCTTTATGTTGTTTGAATTGTATTTTATGCAAATTTCAGTTCACTCCACGCCAGAGATCAAAACAACACTGAGAACAGCGCCCAGTGCACAAAGtaattacacatttacaaagATTGGAATTGGAGCTTCACACATCAGCACAATGTCAGAATATTTTctttgagcagcagcagcagccgatGTGTTTGAACTCAAAGCCAGTGCTCGGGTTGATTCTCACACAGTGACACTAATGAAGTTTTATTGTTTCAGCACCAAGACGACATGAACACTGCAGATCTGTTCTCCAACAGGCAGAGCTCGGATCTTTATAGCAAACATGCTGgtcatttgtatatttataatCATTTAAACAGTATGATCCTGAATAGGATACAGTATGAACACGTACAGTACAACAGTCTACATATATTATTCTAGAAAGATTTTCCCAAAGATTGTGATAAACGActattaatgaataaaataattaagaGTTCAGCTCCAGGTCAACTCTGTGCGCAGCGGCCGGTTCAAAACAGTAACTGTGCTGaacaaactgaagcaggttTCAAACCAACGTTGTCAAAGTCTGACACCCAGTGGGCCGACGGGAGAAGACACAAACCAAACTGTTTTCCACTGATTTTCTTTAATGCTGACGACGTATTATCGTGCCCTCTTCTTCTACTGTATGATGTAGATAGATAATATACAGACTGTACATTTATGATCTTCATTTGACTTTTATCAGAATCAGTCACAACCTGAAGCAATAAGACATTCTGCTATTTACCACCCAGCAGTCTTCTCTATATCATAAAACCCCTGTCTCCCACTTCCTCCTGATAGGGTTCCTGTGGTTCCTGTTGGGCCTTCAGCTCAGCCGGGGCCCTTGAGGGCCAGTTGGCCAAGAAGACGGGTCAGCTGGTGGACCTAAGTCCTCAGAACCTAGTGGACTGCGTCACAGGGAACGAAGGCTGTGGAGGAGGATACATGACCACTGCCTTTGAGTATGTGCATCAAAACGGAGGCATCGACTCTGAGGAGGCCTACCCGTACGTCGGAGAGGTAACTAACTCAGACGTACACACTGTTCTAACCCAGACTTTCCCTTCAGTGGGCGCCCAAACATTCTGGTCTACATGTACCCTGTGACTGTGGGAAAGCGTTTACTGAGGCTCCCGTCATGTGTTGACACTTGTTCCTTTTCCTTTACCGTAACATCCTGTTCTATGGCCACAACCACAAACAGCTCAATTCCCACGCTGTGACATGTTCCTTTATACACTAACACTTTATCCTGTCGCCTGACAGCTCAGTGCAAGGTGGGACAAAAAACAGCTGAGTAACAATGTACGTCCACATCCATGTAGTGTTGTACCTCTACAGAGTTGGGTCTTGTTTTTTTAGGTAGCCTGACTTTTATCCCCAACAGTCTAAATTAAACTCTCAAAAACTCTTCATGGTAACTAAATCTGCTTGTAAACACCTGAGAAGCACCTCTCCCTGCATTAGATTCTCCTTTTAATTGATGCTCACACTCTTGCCAACAACAGAGTGACAGCAGCACCCGTCACTCGTTTTCAccacagctgagctgcagacacagactgaaACCAAAGTGGTTCCTCGCTCGGCTGTCGGGGTTTCTGCTTTGTCTGATCAcatgtttgcacacacaaaggaaaaaaatccTACTCAGTTCTGACCTTAAAGTATCAGCAAATGTTTAACAGAGGCCTGGTGAATAACCAGAAATGATGAGGAGGTTACTCTCACATTTTCTTACACAGCAAACATTAGTTTCTGCTTCAGTCATCTGTTGGTGAGAGAAGGAAGTAGAACTGCTTGTTAATGACCAAACTCAGCAGTGTCCTCGTTGTTTCAGTACAGGAAGTGCTTCGAGGCTATAATCTGACACTTGACATGTGACCTGTGCGTGTGACAGATTGTGTTAATACATTTCATCTATTAAACTTCAGAAACTGTTGAATGTAACTTGACTGGATGTAATAATTGTACCTACACAGCTACAAATGTAGTCGGAAATCAACATGTAGATTGCACTGAGTCTTTATTTGACTGGCTTcacaaatacatataaataataagcacttttctctcctttatCATTGTGCAGGACCAGCCGTGCCGCTACAACTCATCAGGCATGGCGGCCCAGTGCAAAGGCTACAAAGAGATCCCAGTGGGCAACGAGCACGCGCTGGCTGTCGCCCTGTATAAAGCGGGTCCAGTATCTGTGGCCATTGATGCCATGCAGAGCTCCTTCCAGTTCTACCAGAGAGGTTAGTGCAGCAGAGTTTTCTGCTCATTGTAATGATACATGTCATTTGGTGCAGTACACTACCTGCATGCACACGCTGCTAAGAGCTGTCTT
This genomic stretch from Anabas testudineus chromosome 16, fAnaTes1.2, whole genome shotgun sequence harbors:
- the ctsk gene encoding cathepsin K; this translates as MRMLSCVCVLLLAASALAHLDEVTLDAQWEQWKGTHSKEYNGLNEEGIRRAIWEKNMLMIEAHNQEAALGMHSYELGMNHLGDMTSEEVVEKMTGLLVPLNHESSFTMDLDDKVSKLPKSVDYRKKGMVTSVKNQGSCGSCWAFSSAGALEGQLAKKTGQLVDLSPQNLVDCVTGNEGCGGGYMTTAFEYVHQNGGIDSEEAYPYVGEDQPCRYNSSGMAAQCKGYKEIPVGNEHALAVALYKAGPVSVAIDAMQSSFQFYQRGIYYDPNCNKEDINHAVLAVGYGVTAKGKKYWIVKNSWGETWGNKGYILMARNRGNLCGIASLASYPVM